The Fibrobacter sp. UWEL DNA window GTCCATGGCCCAGAAGGAAAAGGTGAATCCCATTTATTTCCTTGGCCTCATGACCTTGCCCTATGTTGGCTGGAGCGGTGGTACGCTCACAGGCGCTGTCTGCGGACAGATTCTGCCGGATATGGTAGTGAACGCCCTGGGTGTTGCTCTCTATGGAATGTTTGTCGCCATCGTGGTGCCTCCCATGAAGTCCAGTCGCCCCACCTTGATTGCAGTCCTGATCGCTATTGCCTTAAGCTTTGCGTTCTTCTACGCACCCGTCCTTAAGGAAGTGAGCTCAGGCTTTGCCATTATCATTTGCGCCGTAGTGGCCTCCCTGATTTGCGCCGCCCTGTTCCCCCTGAAGGATGCGAAATGATTGACTTTAAGACCTACATTCAGTTTCTGGCGGTAATGACCGGTGTTACGTACTTGCTCCGCGCGGTGCCCTTTATCCTCCTGAAAAAGGAACTGACTAGCCCCTTCTGGAAATCTTTC harbors:
- a CDS encoding AzlC family ABC transporter permease: MTFSKGVKDGLPIGIGYFAVSFAFGINAGAALNSWLLATFISMTNVTSAGQFAGLKIMSSATGTLIELAIASFFINLRYSLMAISLSQKVTSSFNTPKRLLLATGITDEIYAVSMAQKEKVNPIYFLGLMTLPYVGWSGGTLTGAVCGQILPDMVVNALGVALYGMFVAIVVPPMKSSRPTLIAVLIAIALSFAFFYAPVLKEVSSGFAIIICAVVASLICAALFPLKDAK